Proteins from one Acidaminococcales bacterium genomic window:
- a CDS encoding ABC transporter substrate-binding protein, with product MKKALIVFTVVAMCILAAACGGGQSAGPPAAKWDGAINISLYQDPPKLDPLVSGAFVERHVFQSIFDKLADLNEKGEIVPMLAEKWDVSPDGKKYTFYLRKNVKFHDGTDFNAEAAIFNLERYRNDSSSLRKNELSQIATIAAAGSHTVEITLKSPFAPFLSILTDRSGMMASPAAIKKLGADFMNAPVGTGPFVYKERVRGATITLEKNKNYWLAGAPKAEKIVYKIIPDANVALVNLKSGQVDLSNRFPFNEAANYANDPKVTLINLPSPGFGGIALNTVRKPFDNLLVRQAVEALIDREAIVKVVLSGIGTPGRSAFSPGNLAYNSEIDKPAKPDPAKAKRLLAEAGLADGFSFTLTTDINPVAQQIIQVLQNMLKPAGINAVLEKVDFGTVLDKAAKGNFDMIYITWSGRSDPDQNSYDRFIANGSFNYMKYDNSEMNRLLNEARRETNDAKRKVLYDQVSLLAIEQAPYIFLYHENNLFGTVKELKGFMAVPDGMIRTVGLSK from the coding sequence ATGAAAAAAGCGCTTATTGTATTCACGGTTGTGGCAATGTGTATCCTTGCAGCGGCTTGCGGCGGCGGCCAAAGCGCCGGGCCGCCCGCCGCTAAGTGGGATGGGGCCATCAACATTTCGCTCTACCAGGACCCGCCTAAACTTGATCCCTTGGTGTCAGGGGCTTTTGTGGAAAGGCATGTGTTTCAAAGTATTTTTGACAAACTCGCCGATTTAAACGAAAAAGGCGAGATCGTCCCCATGCTGGCGGAAAAATGGGATGTTTCCCCCGATGGCAAAAAATACACTTTCTATTTGCGCAAAAACGTCAAATTTCATGACGGCACTGACTTTAACGCCGAAGCGGCGATTTTTAACTTGGAGCGGTACAGGAATGACAGTTCATCCCTTCGGAAAAATGAACTGAGCCAGATAGCCACAATCGCCGCCGCTGGCAGCCATACTGTGGAGATAACTTTAAAAAGCCCGTTCGCGCCCTTTCTGTCCATCCTCACTGATCGTTCCGGCATGATGGCCTCGCCGGCGGCGATAAAAAAACTGGGCGCCGACTTTATGAACGCCCCTGTCGGCACCGGCCCTTTTGTCTATAAAGAAAGAGTGCGCGGCGCAACCATAACGCTGGAAAAAAATAAAAATTACTGGCTGGCCGGCGCGCCTAAAGCGGAAAAAATCGTGTATAAGATCATCCCGGACGCCAATGTGGCCCTAGTTAATCTGAAAAGTGGGCAGGTAGATCTTTCCAACCGTTTTCCCTTCAACGAGGCGGCAAATTACGCCAACGATCCGAAAGTTACCCTGATCAATCTGCCCAGCCCGGGTTTCGGCGGCATTGCCCTCAACACCGTCCGCAAGCCGTTTGACAATCTTCTGGTGCGGCAGGCGGTGGAAGCGCTGATCGACCGCGAGGCGATTGTAAAAGTGGTGTTGAGCGGCATAGGTACGCCGGGGAGATCGGCATTTTCACCCGGCAATCTGGCTTACAACAGTGAGATCGACAAACCGGCCAAACCTGATCCAGCCAAAGCCAAACGCCTTTTGGCGGAGGCCGGGCTCGCCGACGGGTTCAGCTTTACGCTGACGACCGATATCAACCCCGTGGCCCAACAGATAATTCAGGTTTTGCAAAACATGCTTAAACCGGCCGGCATAAACGCCGTTTTGGAAAAAGTGGATTTCGGCACGGTTCTGGATAAAGCCGCCAAAGGCAATTTCGACATGATTTATATAACTTGGAGCGGCCGGTCCGATCCGGACCAAAATAGTTACGACCGTTTTATCGCCAACGGTTCCTTTAACTACATGAAATACGACAACAGCGAAATGAACAGGCTTTTGAACGAGGCCCGCCGGGAAACGAACGATGCCAAACGCAAAGTTTTGTACGATCAAGTTAGCCTGCTGGCGATTGAACAGGCGCCCTATATTTTTCTCTACCATGAAAACAACCTTTTTGGCACCGTTAAAGAACTTAAAGGTTTTATGGCCGTGCCTGACGGGATGATTCGCACGGTTGGTTTAAGCAAATGA
- a CDS encoding acetamidase/formamidase family protein: MTEKAFVPAENYVLSLSKDAPPVATVKQGTPVCFETRDCFSNRLETELVPFTSVSWEHINPATGPVFIEGAQAGDILRVDILDIQVAEKGVIGSAPGFGALPDSVGEVTRIVPIKDGRALFAWPRAGGLLRRALPIRPMIGVIGVAPPAEAVPTGTPGMHGGNMDCKRIVKNAVLYLPVFVKGALFALGDLHALMGDGEVVVCGLEIPGQVTVSFQVIKDLKLPLPLLVEGGALMALASAGTLDAAASLAARNMQGFLTDALGMDKTAAAMLLSIEGNLCVCQVVDPLKTARMEISLDILEQAAYELP; the protein is encoded by the coding sequence ATGACGGAAAAGGCCTTTGTGCCCGCAGAAAATTATGTGCTGTCCCTGTCGAAGGACGCGCCGCCGGTGGCGACGGTGAAGCAAGGAACGCCCGTATGTTTTGAAACAAGGGATTGTTTCAGCAACCGCCTGGAAACCGAACTCGTCCCTTTTACCAGCGTTAGTTGGGAACACATCAATCCGGCGACCGGGCCGGTATTTATCGAAGGGGCGCAAGCCGGCGATATTCTGCGGGTGGATATCCTCGACATACAGGTGGCGGAAAAGGGAGTGATCGGCAGCGCGCCGGGCTTTGGCGCTTTGCCGGACAGCGTCGGTGAAGTTACCAGGATTGTGCCGATAAAAGACGGCCGCGCGCTCTTTGCTTGGCCGAGGGCTGGCGGCTTGCTGCGCCGCGCGCTCCCGATACGTCCAATGATCGGCGTTATAGGCGTCGCGCCGCCGGCGGAGGCGGTTCCTACCGGAACGCCGGGTATGCACGGCGGGAACATGGACTGCAAACGCATTGTTAAAAACGCCGTGCTTTACCTGCCGGTTTTTGTCAAAGGCGCGCTTTTTGCTTTAGGTGATTTGCACGCGCTTATGGGCGATGGCGAAGTAGTGGTTTGCGGTTTGGAAATTCCCGGGCAAGTAACGGTGTCTTTCCAAGTGATAAAAGACTTGAAACTGCCTTTGCCTCTCCTGGTAGAAGGCGGAGCGCTAATGGCGCTCGCATCCGCCGGGACGCTGGACGCAGCCGCGTCTTTGGCCGCGCGCAACATGCAGGGCTTTTTGACCGATGCGTTGGGTATGGATAAAACCGCCGCCGCTATGCTCCTTTCCATTGAAGGCAATCTATGCGTCTGCCAGGTGGTAGACCCGCTCAAAACGGCGCGGATGGAGATATCGCTCGACATACTGGAGCAGGCGGCTTATGAATTGCCTTAA